In a single window of the Coffea eugenioides isolate CCC68of chromosome 3, Ceug_1.0, whole genome shotgun sequence genome:
- the LOC113764679 gene encoding LOW QUALITY PROTEIN: queuine tRNA-ribosyltransferase accessory subunit 2-like (The sequence of the model RefSeq protein was modified relative to this genomic sequence to represent the inferred CDS: inserted 2 bases in 2 codons) yields MKFAVNKGWSNGRARSGVLQLGSCPFPIQTPALLLTTRKGLPAFISPDLLTSSLPSPDSHLLQFSPLHFLEGISPKTISNIGGLHQMLSLHQHIFXGVPRDSIIALXEHDSTNKYGASFQTPGAIKPAEYVELVSSMKPDFWVTLADEVPAWVSDKRNRTSVDRTLRWLDDCLSLNKTGTTIFGSIVGGSSIEERHRCAQEVAQRNVSGYWIGGFGLGESMDERAALLTAVTDNLPEDMPRHVSGLGLPEEVLQGVAAGIDLFDSTYVYHLTLGGFALTFPLERNKGDNADYQLSDSGGDDMKINLKATIYRKDTSPIVESCNCFTCQNHTKAYLNHLFNVHEMLAQTLLEIHNTHHYLGFFCSIRKAIEEGKFEQFRRNFVESRRECLFAAASSD; encoded by the exons CAGACTCCCGCTCTGCTCCTCACAACCCGCAAAGGCCTGCCCGCTTTCATCTCTCCGGACCTCCTTACCTCCTCTCTTCCTTCTCCGGATTCTCACCTGCTCCAGTTCAGCCCGCTTCACTT CTTAGAGGGTATTTCTCCTAAAACAATATCTAACATTGGAGGACTGCACCAAATGCTTAGTCTGCACCAACACATAT GCGGCGTACCGCGGGATTCCATCATTGCCC CTGAACATGACAGCACTAACAAATATGGAGCGTCTTTCCAGACTCCTGGAGCC ATAAAACCTGCAGAATACGTGGAACTTGTTTCTTCAATGAAGCCTGACTTTTGGGTCACTTTGGCTGATGAAGTTCCTGCTTGGGTTTCTGATAAGAGGAACAGAACCTCAGTTGACCGCACTCTGAGATGGCTCGACGATTGCCTTTCACTCAATAAG ACAGGTACTACTATTTTTGGATCCATTGTAGGAGGCTCCAGCATTGAAGAACGGCATCGGTGTGCACAAGAAGTTGCACAAAGAAATGTATCAG GATATTGGATTGGTGGGTTTGGGCTTGGAGAAAGTATGGACGAGCGGGCTGCTCTTCTCACTGCTGTTACG GACAATTTACCAGAGGATATGCCAAGGCATGTCTCTGGACTTGGACTTCCAG AGGAGGTGTTGCAGGGAGTTGCTGCAGGCATTGACCTATTTGACTCTAC GTATGTTTACCATCTTACACTTGGTGGATTTGCTCTAACCTTTCCTCTTGagagaaataagggtgacaatgCCGATTACCAGCTAAGTGATTCGGGAGGTGATGACATGAAGATCAATCTGAAAGCTACTATATATAG GAAAGATACATCACCAATTGTTGAAAGCTGCAACTGCTTCACATGCCAGAATCATACAAAGGCATATTTGAATCACTTGTTCAATGTTCATGAAATGTTGGCACAAACTCTATTGGAGAT ACACAACACACACCACTATCTGGGATTCTTCTGCTCAATTAGAAAGGCTATTGAAGAAGGCAAGTTTGAGCAATTCCGGAGGAACTTTGTTGAAAGTAGACGTGAATGTCTCTTTGCTGCTGCATCGAGTGATTAA